The Anopheles merus strain MAF chromosome 2L, AmerM5.1, whole genome shotgun sequence genome has a segment encoding these proteins:
- the LOC121594618 gene encoding protein nervous wreck isoform X2, protein MGKALHMSGSLPNLPAPPERAGRRRKLMNRYYQRQGNYTKFLKNLHTEQLAKLALKNQNECELLEDIRQFTLKRSAIEKSYSEALLKISSAYLNKKQACIPEIKMDGADEKWNMWSVWQTVLEENEKLARARLAAVEVFQQQIADEAKVLRSTKLNSSKRCIENLAVVQKELQNSVTDVDKTKKIYFDEEHSAHDVRDKARDIEEKLKKKKGSFFQSITSLQKNSARVTSRKEQLEEKSTGARNDYILSLAAANAHQNRYFTIDLQTTMATMENYVYERVADYLALIGRTELLTCSATQNSFGKIRDQAQQLTREYNLQCCYLYYPVLKQHIQYEFEPCDNDQVRKITADHESAADTLSREGKRWAGRVARESNVIRECARKLAVCTALREAGHRTDPNDQNGPDLETKIEEFRENIRKSEIAKAKAEARLECLRIGGINVDEWIQEAETLSVQEMPRSASSLSMRTDASGQGENPSSDSFYDSDNAEQDQPVSESSPAPKQPEPASDEFTADSDDDEEFGVEQERQKIEQISHGWDDPIQVDWGAEEAATAAASSQVASQESSTAAAQPREPAGQTFKCTALYSYTAQNPDELTIVESEQLEVVGEGDGDGWLRARNYRGEEGFVPHNYLDVERDTPVDTHTPAQLSSQISFSSVDYTVDNEDQDPMQDSGQSPDQISVISAPRKVNNQLYCVALYDYDATAEDELTFEEGQIIKLITKSPHGVDDGWWEGELMGKIGNFPSLVVEECDENGEPLTDAEDESPPPSAPPTFAAPAPPPPMILHEATPPEDLTNEGPAIDKFEFEMNNVQHEQYGTQFSAPPPSQPPPVVICEDPEAEEAATMEEESRQGATASVAAAAAPAAAPAATASAGDSNQLNFAQIIVTAATPMHDEPDKKFLPTEEAPTADDAESEIVEKQEQEKQEISGKQKSHEPEAPEKPPTPPTAQEPAAKPKSAPPKPAKPPSPPKPEKPATAPKPTNMAGKSPSAKKPERVRPSAVPEPEPEPEQEAAAAPIEDPVAPFGDPGAPFETNFEANFEAGFAANFDDAFGQSSSSPEVPKQVVGGRASIPEELEPHQLARLQNLKESNA, encoded by the exons GGCAATTACACAAAGTTTCTGAAGAACCTTCACACGGAGCAGCTGGCCAAGCTAGCGCTCAAGAATCAGAATGAGTGCGAGCTGCTGGAGGACATCCGGCAGTTTACGCTCAAGCGGTCCGCCATCGAGAAGTCATACAGCGAGGCCCTGCTCAAGATATCGTCCGCGTACCTGAACAAAAAGCAGGCATGCATACCGGAGATCAAGATGGACGGTGCGGATGAGAAATG GAACATGTGGAGCGTGTGGCAAACGGTGCTGGAGGAGAACGAAAAGTTGGCCCGCGCTCGGCTTGCCGCCGTCGAGGTGTTCCAGCAGCAGATCGCGGACGAGGCGAAGGTGCTCCGCAGCACCAAGCTGAACAGCAGCAAGCGCTGCATCGAAAACCTTGCCGTGGTGCAGAAAGAGCTGCAAAACTCGGTCACCGACGTGGACAAGACGAAGAAGATCTACTTCGACGAGGAGCACAGCGCACACGATGTGCGCGACAAGGCGCGCGACATCGAGGagaagctgaagaagaagaagggctCCTTCTTCCAGTCGATCACGTCGCTGCAGAAGAACAGTGCGCGCGTGACGTCGCGCAAGGAGCAGCTGGAGGAGAAGTCGACGGGCGCCCGCAACGACTACATTCTCAGCCTGGCGGCGGCCAACGCGCACCAGAACCGGTACTTCACTATCGACCTGCAGACGACGATGGCGACGATGGAGAACTACGTGTACGAGCGGGTGGCCGACTATCTGGCACTGATCGGCCGCACCGAGCTGCTGACCTGCTCGGCCACGCAGAACTCGTTCGGCAAGATACGCGACCAGGCGCAGCAGCTGACGCGCGAGTACAACCTGCAGTGCTGCTATCTGTACTATCCGGTGCTGAAGCAGCACATCCAGTACGAGTTCGAGCCGTGCGATAACGATCAGGTGCGCAAGATTACGGCGGACCATGAGTCGGCCGCCGACACGCTTAGCCGCGAGGGCAAGCGTTGGGCGGGTCGGGTGGCGCGCGAAAGCAACGTCATCCGGGAGTGTGCGCGCAAGCTGGCGGTGTGTACGGCGCTCCGCGAGGCGGGCCACCGGACCGATCCGAACGACCAGAATGGGCCGGATCTGGAGACGAAGATTGAGGAGTTCCGCGAAAACATACGCAAGTCGGAAATTGCCAAGGCGAAGGCAGAGGCGCGGCTGGAGTGCCTGCGGATCGGCGGCATCAACGTGGACGAATGGATACAGGAGGCGGAAACGCTCAGCGTGCAGGAGATGCCGCGCTCGGCCAGCTCACTGTCGATGCGCACGGACGCGTCCGGTCAGGGG GAAAATCCAAGCTCGGACTCATTCTACGACAGCGACAATGCGGAGCAGGATCAGCCCGTCTCGGAGTCATCGCCCGCACCGAAGCAACCGGAGCCCGCATCGGACGAGTttacggctgacagcgatgatgatgagg AGTTTGGCGTAGAGCAGGAGCGGCAAAAGATTGAACAGATTTCCCACGGCTGGGACGATCCGATCCAGGTCGACTGGGGCGCGGAAGAGGCAGCAACGGCCGCGGCCAGCAGTCAGGTTGCGTCCCAGGAATCTTCGACAGCCGCTGCACAGCCACGCGAACCGGCGGGCCAAACGTTCAAGTGCACTGCGCTGTACTCGTACACTGCCCAAAACCCGGACGAGCTAACCATAGTCGAGAGCGAACAGCTCGAGGTGGTCGGCGAGGGCGATGGGGATGGGTGGCTGCGGGCACGCAACTACCGCGGCGAGGAAGGTTTCGTGCCGCACAACTATCTCGACGTGGAGCGTGACACACCGGTCGATACGCACACGCCTGCCCAGCTGTCGAGCCAGATTTCGTTCTCGTCCGTGGACTACACGGTGGACAACGAGGATCAGGATCCGATGCAGGACTCGGGCCAATCGCCGGACCAGATTTCGGTCATATCGGCCCCGCGCAAGGTCAACAATCAGCTGTACTGTGTGGCGTTGTACGATTACGATGCGACCGCTGAGGATGAGCTGACCTTCGAAGAGGGACAG ATTATCAAACTCATCACCAAGAGTCCTCACGGTGTGGACGATGGTTGGTGGGAAGGCGAATTGATGGGCAAGATCGGTAACTTCCCTTCGCTGGTGGTGGAAGAGTGCGACGAGAACGGTGAACCGCTGACCGATGCTGAGGACGAATCTCCGCCACCGTCGGCACCGCCAACGTTCGCTGCCCCGGCACCACCTCCGCCGATGATTCTGCATGAAGCAACACCTCCCGAAG ATTTGACCAACGAGGGACCAGCAATCGACAAGTTTGAGTTTGAGATGAACAACGTTCAACACGAGCAGTATGGAACTCAGTTCTCGGCCCCGCCACCATCACAGCCTCCACCGG TTGTTATCTGTGAGGATCCGGAG GCCGAGGAGGCCGCTACCATGGAGGAGGAATCTCGACAAGGGGCTACCGCATCAGTCGCGGCCGCagcggcaccagcagcagcaccagcagctacTGCTAGTGCCGGCGACAGCAACCAGCTCAACTTTGCGCAGATCATCGTCACCGCCGCTACCCCGATGCACGATGAGCCGGACAAGAAGTTCCTGCCGACGGAAGAGGCACCGACAGCGGACGACGCCGAGTCGGAGATTGTGGAAAAGCAGGAGCAGGAAAAGCAGGAGATAAGCGGCAAGCAGAAATCTCACGAGCCCGAGGCGCCCGAGAAGCCACCGACGCCACCGACGGCACAGGAACCGGCGGCCAAACCGAAATCCGCCCCGCCCAAGCCGGCCAAACCGCCGTCACCGCCCAAGCCGGAAAAGCCGGCCACCGCTCCGAAACCCACCAATATGGCCGGCAAGAGTCCCTCGGCCAAGAAGCCGGAACGGGTACGGCCATCCGCGGTACCGGAGCCGGAGCCGGAGCCAGAGCaggaggcggcggcggccccGATTGAGGATCCGGTCGCACCGTTCGGGGATCCGGGCGCACCGTTCGAGACGAACTTTGAGGCAAACTTTGAGGCCGGGTTTGCGGCCAACTTTGATGACGCGTTCGGGCAGTCGAGCAGTTCGCCCGAGGTGCCGAAGCAGGTGGTCGGGGGCCGGGCAAGCATACCGGAGGAGCTGGAGCCGCATCAGCTCGCAAGGCTGCAGAATCTGAAGGAATCGAACGCATAA